The following proteins are co-located in the Fodinibius salicampi genome:
- the glgB gene encoding 1,4-alpha-glucan branching protein GlgB, which produces MEKPLKTEQIHQWKEGTFHRAHKTLGAHPTDEGTHFAVWAPHAHSVSVVGEFNDWDGRKHPMERDDDTGIWSIFVPDVGQWALYKFELKTAEDAPPFLKSDPYATVREVRPKTASLVYDLSEFEWDDESWLNSREDHQSFREPISIYEVHLASWRRKGPDNNEYLTYRELAQELVPYVKESGYTHVELMPVAEHPYDPSWGYQITGYFAPTSRFGEPKDFMYLVNEFHKAGIGVIMDWVPGHFPKDEQGLQMFDGEPLYEYNDPRKREQKEWGTYIFDYGKPGVRNFLISNAYYWCQKFHIDGLRVDAVASMLYLDYAKGSGDWAPNKYGGNEHLEAIDFLKSFNTIIHREFPGILTFAEESTSWEGVTTPVHHGGLGFDYKWNMGWMNDTLSYIKKSPNQRREDPDKITFPMMYNYSENFLLPFSHDEVVHLKNPMVWKSSGDEAQQFANLRVLYTYLYTHPGKKLMFMGNEFAETSEWAEDHALHWHLLDHSRHEGVRRLVGDLNRLYREEQSLHQIDRESEGFEWIELGRETGGLFAYLRKAKDPANHTLAVLNFNEHEIVNYHLGPFDGVQYQVVFNSDSEYYGGGNRGGHYGKMGKQYMSVPPFTGLILKPAYLD; this is translated from the coding sequence ATGGAAAAACCATTAAAGACAGAGCAGATACATCAGTGGAAAGAAGGAACGTTTCATCGTGCACACAAAACGCTGGGAGCACATCCCACAGATGAAGGCACGCATTTTGCAGTTTGGGCTCCCCATGCTCATTCGGTAAGCGTTGTTGGAGAATTTAATGATTGGGATGGACGCAAACATCCCATGGAAAGAGACGATGATACGGGAATATGGAGTATCTTTGTACCGGATGTTGGCCAGTGGGCGCTCTATAAGTTTGAGCTCAAAACAGCAGAAGATGCTCCTCCGTTTTTAAAATCTGATCCCTATGCTACGGTGAGAGAAGTGCGGCCCAAAACCGCTTCTCTGGTATATGATTTAAGTGAGTTTGAATGGGATGATGAAAGCTGGCTTAACAGCCGGGAAGATCATCAGTCATTTCGCGAACCCATATCTATTTATGAGGTTCACTTGGCTTCGTGGCGGCGAAAAGGTCCGGATAATAATGAATATTTGACCTACCGGGAACTGGCCCAGGAACTGGTACCCTATGTAAAAGAATCGGGATATACGCATGTAGAACTTATGCCTGTAGCAGAGCATCCTTATGATCCCTCCTGGGGTTACCAGATAACCGGCTACTTTGCTCCTACCAGTCGGTTTGGAGAACCCAAAGACTTCATGTACCTCGTTAACGAATTTCATAAGGCTGGGATTGGGGTAATTATGGATTGGGTGCCCGGTCATTTTCCCAAAGATGAGCAGGGATTGCAGATGTTTGACGGAGAACCGCTTTATGAGTACAACGATCCACGAAAGCGGGAGCAGAAAGAGTGGGGAACGTATATTTTTGATTACGGAAAGCCGGGGGTACGTAACTTCCTAATTTCTAATGCTTATTATTGGTGTCAAAAATTCCATATAGACGGACTCCGTGTTGACGCGGTGGCTTCTATGTTATATCTGGATTATGCCAAAGGTTCCGGCGACTGGGCTCCTAATAAATATGGAGGGAATGAACATCTGGAGGCCATTGATTTCCTAAAAAGTTTTAATACCATCATTCATCGCGAATTTCCGGGAATATTAACATTCGCCGAAGAATCCACTTCCTGGGAAGGGGTTACAACCCCTGTACATCACGGAGGGTTGGGATTTGATTATAAGTGGAATATGGGCTGGATGAATGATACTCTTAGTTATATAAAGAAAAGTCCGAATCAGCGCCGGGAGGATCCGGATAAAATTACTTTCCCGATGATGTATAATTATTCAGAGAATTTTTTACTGCCTTTCTCTCATGACGAGGTTGTCCACCTAAAAAATCCAATGGTTTGGAAAAGCTCTGGGGATGAAGCCCAGCAATTTGCGAATCTGCGTGTTCTTTATACCTACTTATATACACATCCTGGCAAAAAGCTGATGTTTATGGGCAATGAATTCGCGGAAACTAGTGAATGGGCTGAGGATCATGCCTTGCATTGGCACTTGCTAGACCACTCGCGCCATGAAGGAGTGCGAAGGCTGGTAGGCGATTTAAATCGCTTATATCGTGAGGAGCAATCCTTACACCAGATTGACAGAGAGAGTGAAGGATTTGAATGGATAGAACTGGGACGGGAAACAGGAGGATTATTTGCTTATCTGCGAAAAGCGAAAGATCCTGCCAACCATACACTCGCTGTATTAAATTTTAATGAGCATGAGATTGTAAATTATCACTTAGGACCCTTCGACGGCGTGCAGTACCAAGTTGTGTTTAACAGCGATTCGGAGTATTATGGAGGTGGAAACAGAGGGGGGCATTATGGTAAGATGGGCAAACAGTATATGTCTGTTCCCCCCTTTACAGGACTTATCTTAAAGCCGGCTTATCTGGATTAG
- a CDS encoding Glu/Leu/Phe/Val family dehydrogenase: MSDYKFFKQVNRAFDAAAKYSRYDRGLLDQIKICNNVYHITFPLERDDGTIEVIQGWRVEHSHHKLPTKGGIRFSMTVNEDETMALAALMTYKCAVVDVPFGGAKGGIKIDRTNFSKAEIERITRRYTYELIKKDFLGPGSDVPAPDYGTGAEEMAWILDTYRQLKSDINAEACVTGKPIPQGGVRGRTEATGRGVFFGIREACNDKHSMEEVGLETGLAGKTFVIQGLGNVGYHTAKYMIEGGAKMVGVAEIEGSIYDPDGIDLEELMTFRKETGSILDFKNTKKMKDNTAVLEAECDILIPAALENQINEKNAANIKAKIIGEAANGPTTATAHNMLKEKGKLILPDSYLNAGGVTVSYFEWLKNLSHVRFGRMEKRFEEGSYRKILNVIENSSDRTFTEEEMKELAKGADEYDLVDSGLEETMINAFEELNELRKKHDIDLRTAAFLSAIEKVGVMYEQMGIFP, from the coding sequence ATGTCTGACTATAAATTTTTTAAGCAGGTTAACCGGGCTTTTGATGCGGCAGCAAAGTATTCCCGGTATGACAGAGGGCTATTAGATCAAATAAAAATTTGTAACAACGTTTATCATATTACTTTTCCGTTGGAACGGGATGATGGAACCATAGAGGTTATTCAGGGCTGGCGAGTTGAGCATAGTCATCATAAATTACCTACTAAAGGGGGTATACGATTTAGTATGACCGTCAACGAAGACGAGACTATGGCTTTGGCAGCACTTATGACCTATAAATGCGCGGTCGTAGATGTCCCCTTCGGTGGCGCAAAAGGTGGAATTAAGATAGATCGCACTAATTTTTCGAAGGCTGAAATTGAGCGTATTACACGCCGATATACTTATGAGCTGATTAAAAAAGACTTCTTAGGTCCGGGTTCGGATGTGCCAGCGCCGGATTATGGAACAGGTGCTGAGGAGATGGCATGGATTTTAGATACCTATCGCCAGTTAAAGTCTGATATTAATGCTGAGGCTTGTGTTACGGGTAAGCCGATTCCCCAGGGAGGAGTGCGGGGACGAACAGAAGCTACGGGACGTGGTGTGTTTTTTGGTATTCGGGAAGCTTGCAATGATAAGCATAGTATGGAAGAGGTAGGTCTGGAGACCGGGCTTGCAGGTAAAACTTTTGTTATACAGGGCTTGGGGAATGTCGGATATCATACCGCAAAATACATGATAGAAGGAGGTGCTAAAATGGTGGGGGTTGCAGAGATAGAAGGTTCGATTTACGACCCCGATGGTATTGATCTGGAAGAACTGATGACCTTTCGTAAAGAAACGGGATCTATTCTGGATTTTAAAAATACTAAAAAAATGAAGGATAATACCGCTGTTTTAGAAGCGGAGTGTGATATCCTTATACCAGCAGCGCTTGAAAATCAAATTAATGAAAAGAATGCCGCAAATATAAAAGCGAAAATTATTGGTGAAGCAGCGAATGGCCCAACCACTGCAACAGCCCATAATATGCTAAAAGAAAAAGGAAAACTGATTCTTCCCGACAGTTATCTTAATGCAGGAGGCGTTACGGTGTCCTATTTCGAGTGGTTGAAGAATTTATCGCATGTCCGTTTTGGGCGAATGGAAAAACGGTTTGAAGAAGGGAGCTATCGTAAAATTCTGAATGTCATTGAAAATAGCTCTGACCGAACTTTTACCGAAGAAGAAATGAAGGAGCTAGCTAAGGGGGCCGATGAGTATGATTTGGTTGATTCCGGGCTTGAAGAAACCATGATTAATGCTTTTGAAGAACTGAATGAGCTCCGTAAAAAACATGATATTGATTTACGTACGGCCGCTTTTTTAAGTGCTATAGAAAAAGTTGGAGTAATGTATGAGCAAATGGGTATTTTCCCATAA
- a CDS encoding 2'-5' RNA ligase family protein has translation MSASPVYTIWLQPSGDIAYQLQERINKLSKKYDTPSFEPHVTLISGLKRSETEMKALLNTLAASVSPFELTLSKAGYRDTFYQSLFIYVQKNKVLDELRKRSCHLFDCPDTNSYSPHLSLLYGDLSQNEKERILNTIGREFYISFSVKSLVLMRTDGEPRHWKKKEAAVFKG, from the coding sequence ATGTCAGCATCACCGGTTTATACAATATGGTTGCAACCCAGCGGCGACATCGCTTATCAATTACAAGAACGTATCAATAAGTTAAGTAAAAAGTATGATACTCCTTCGTTTGAACCACATGTAACGCTCATTAGCGGATTGAAAAGATCGGAAACGGAGATGAAGGCTCTGCTCAATACACTGGCAGCATCGGTATCTCCGTTTGAGCTAACTTTGAGCAAGGCTGGTTATCGAGATACGTTTTATCAGTCTCTGTTTATTTATGTTCAGAAGAATAAAGTGTTGGATGAACTGCGGAAACGAAGTTGTCACCTCTTCGATTGTCCTGATACAAACAGTTACAGCCCTCACTTGAGTCTCTTGTATGGTGATCTTTCTCAAAACGAAAAGGAGCGCATCTTAAATACAATCGGGAGGGAGTTTTATATTTCGTTTTCCGTCAAGAGTTTGGTTCTAATGCGTACTGATGGAGAACCCCGGCACTGGAAAAAAAAGGAAGCTGCCGTTTTTAAAGGATAA
- the dinB gene encoding DNA polymerase IV gives MSDQPVRKIIHIDMDAFYASVEQRDFPKYRDKPVIVGGSPDGRGVVAAASYEVRKFGVHSAMPAAKAIRLCPHAIFVKPRFKVYRKVSKQIREIFFQFTDLVEPLSLDEAYLDVTENHIDLPSATLIAQKIRKLIKEKTNLTASAGVAHNKFLAKIASDLDKPDGLSVILPADANDFLKKLNIGKFHGVGEATEAKMNALDIYTGEDLLQWSEVDLVQEFGKVGRHYYRIVRGIDHREVKPHRIRKSIGKERTFTEDINDLGWVNNFLSELAQEISESMKNKEVAGKTVTLKVRYADFETISRSTSFSHYINEAEDISKTAIQLLEETEVGDRKVRLLGITLSNLNLGQAGRYKQLEIPFNNTTTDPHK, from the coding sequence ATGTCCGATCAACCTGTTCGAAAAATAATTCATATCGATATGGATGCATTTTATGCATCCGTCGAGCAGCGTGATTTTCCCAAATATCGGGACAAGCCGGTTATTGTTGGCGGTTCGCCCGATGGACGGGGAGTAGTAGCTGCTGCCAGTTATGAGGTGCGCAAGTTTGGAGTTCATTCTGCCATGCCAGCGGCAAAAGCAATCCGGCTCTGTCCCCATGCCATTTTTGTAAAGCCAAGATTTAAAGTTTACCGAAAAGTTTCAAAACAAATTCGGGAAATATTCTTTCAATTCACTGACCTGGTCGAACCGCTTTCCCTCGACGAGGCCTATCTGGATGTAACCGAAAATCATATCGATCTTCCTTCTGCTACCCTCATTGCTCAAAAGATACGGAAACTAATAAAAGAAAAGACTAATCTTACTGCCTCTGCCGGCGTAGCTCATAATAAGTTCTTAGCTAAAATTGCTTCCGATCTTGACAAGCCAGACGGGCTGAGTGTCATCCTTCCTGCAGATGCTAACGATTTTTTAAAAAAATTGAATATCGGAAAATTCCACGGTGTGGGAGAAGCTACAGAAGCCAAAATGAACGCCCTCGATATTTATACCGGAGAAGATCTGCTACAGTGGTCTGAGGTAGATCTGGTTCAAGAGTTCGGAAAAGTAGGACGACATTACTATCGTATTGTGCGCGGTATTGATCACCGGGAGGTAAAACCACATCGCATTCGAAAGTCTATTGGAAAAGAGCGAACATTCACTGAGGATATAAACGATTTAGGCTGGGTTAACAACTTTTTAAGTGAACTTGCACAGGAAATATCCGAGAGTATGAAAAACAAAGAAGTGGCCGGCAAAACAGTAACGCTCAAAGTCCGATACGCTGATTTCGAAACCATTTCCCGAAGTACCTCTTTCAGTCATTACATCAATGAAGCGGAAGATATTAGCAAAACTGCTATTCAGCTACTTGAGGAAACCGAAGTAGGAGATCGCAAAGTACGCCTGCTGGGCATTACCCTTTCCAATCTAAATCTGGGTCAGGCCGGTCGCTATAAACAGCTGGAAATTCCCTTTAATAATACAACGACAGATCCACACAAATAA
- the queA gene encoding tRNA preQ1(34) S-adenosylmethionine ribosyltransferase-isomerase QueA: MSSYTLSDFEYDLPEKLIAQEPSNPRDHARLLIYDRKTKKITDDVFYNIQEYLPEYTTLVLNNSKVDKCRLLFDEGKKEIFILDTVNDTTVRALVRPGKKFKKGKTVQLTDEIKATVLNIDEEGIRTLQLEPSLNSNVYKSHRHTPFPPYIEQDESLSKEYQTVYARSHKSGGSKAAPTAGLHFTDGLLEKLQESGIEQAEVTLHVGLGTFAPVKTETIEEHTMHSEWFKLTAQTAQQLNRSNHITAVGTTSVRVLESCLQDSSQFSSTTMDTDIFIRPGYHFKATDALITNFHLPKSTLLMLVAAFTGYDEMKKIYQHAIDEEYRFYSFGDAMLIL, encoded by the coding sequence ATGTCTTCCTATACACTCTCTGATTTTGAATATGACCTACCTGAGAAATTAATAGCCCAGGAACCCTCCAATCCACGCGACCATGCCCGCCTGTTAATCTATGATCGGAAGACAAAAAAAATAACCGACGATGTTTTTTATAACATCCAGGAATATCTACCTGAGTACACCACCCTGGTTCTTAATAACAGCAAGGTGGATAAATGCCGTCTGCTTTTCGATGAGGGGAAAAAAGAAATTTTTATTCTGGATACGGTCAATGATACTACTGTCCGGGCACTGGTGCGTCCCGGTAAAAAATTTAAAAAAGGGAAGACCGTTCAGCTAACTGACGAAATTAAAGCGACGGTATTAAATATTGACGAAGAGGGCATCCGAACTCTGCAGTTAGAACCTTCGCTTAACAGTAATGTATATAAATCCCATCGGCATACTCCCTTCCCTCCATATATAGAGCAAGACGAATCTCTTTCTAAAGAATATCAAACTGTATATGCCCGCAGCCATAAATCAGGGGGGAGTAAAGCGGCCCCTACTGCCGGACTCCATTTTACCGATGGACTGCTTGAAAAACTCCAGGAATCCGGTATAGAACAAGCCGAGGTAACGTTGCACGTTGGACTGGGAACCTTTGCTCCGGTCAAAACTGAAACTATTGAGGAACATACGATGCATTCCGAGTGGTTTAAGCTTACCGCACAAACAGCTCAGCAGCTCAACCGTTCAAATCATATTACAGCCGTAGGTACTACCAGCGTCAGGGTATTGGAAAGCTGCCTGCAAGATAGCAGCCAATTTTCCTCTACCACAATGGATACCGACATATTTATCCGGCCCGGCTATCATTTCAAGGCTACAGATGCGTTGATCACTAATTTCCATCTGCCTAAAAGCACTTTACTAATGCTGGTTGCCGCCTTCACCGGATATGATGAAATGAAAAAAATATATCAGCATGCCATCGACGAAGAATATCGTTTTTACTCCTTTGGCGATGCCATGCTGATACTGTAA
- a CDS encoding DUF6797 domain-containing protein has protein sequence MTGCSNEEEQGDVITSQELNAEDLAPFVEPEFPFITTSLDARELGNSFPEENVAPRCLAIQLGSEAYSCFDTDMLRWSAAWTGDFIAMVNMAQISYHDFHNKDNEIPTIEGDPKIATGLYPGWMAGTHQFSDPRSSSTDSENSAWGPLPSEIGSWNGVHVEGEDVVLDYTIGGTDILELPGSVQSNDETAFLRTFEVGASNESLSLAAAEVTNAQNSEVTDSTAWIHQEENMVTAVGMVSEAPGISIEVIDDRYVTVQVSAEAASENTTFSLILWKGEQAERDIFTQLMNEAQSQSLEVPEISDGGSSYWTQTVRTKAQLAPDTAAYAVDQLTLPLPNPWDRNVRVVDVAFFSDGRAAVVTFEGDVWIVEGIGQEEEILEWNRYASGLYEPQSIEIVQDTIYTFGKEGIVRFNDKNNDGNADYYENFSSLMEQSMETREWASDMVVSPDGSFYVSKFGALDMGPETATTVRQELAGFRVGSQYAGSISKISSDGQEIDHYATGFRGPYLGMHPEKGILSASDQQGHSMPSTPIMLVDEGDYYGVPATAHRDPVPQETTPPLTWIPHSVDRSGAGQVWIDSDKMGSLNEQMIHLSYGRPGLFKVLIDSIDGEAAQGAVSVIPGYYPAPTQKGDINPVDGQLYVGGFSLWGSNSEEISALIRLRDTGENSLLPERFGVYESGILIRFGEELDEETVANIANYQVKRWNYQRTEKYGSGHYKLDGSPGEEMLPVFSAHLSGDQQGVFLAVPDMQEVMQMEVSYNFKTENDSTIEDKLWFTVNQVRPADFSAEGFPEVNTEELLSEKYRQVDGQQEEIPVTVERGKELFQETGCIACHSVDGTAEGKVGPTVQGLFNSERMLKDSTTVVADADYIKESILEPNEKVAEGYEAEMPSFLGVLSDQEIEAIILYIESLSD, from the coding sequence TTGACTGGTTGCAGTAATGAGGAAGAGCAAGGAGATGTTATTACTTCTCAGGAACTTAACGCGGAAGACCTTGCTCCTTTTGTAGAGCCTGAATTCCCTTTTATTACTACCTCTCTGGATGCTCGTGAATTAGGCAATAGTTTTCCTGAAGAAAATGTTGCCCCGCGTTGCTTGGCAATTCAACTGGGATCGGAAGCCTATAGCTGCTTCGATACGGATATGTTGCGATGGTCGGCAGCCTGGACCGGAGATTTTATTGCCATGGTTAATATGGCCCAGATTTCATATCACGATTTTCATAATAAGGATAATGAAATCCCCACAATAGAGGGTGATCCAAAAATTGCAACGGGGTTATATCCCGGCTGGATGGCTGGGACCCATCAGTTTAGTGATCCTCGTTCCTCTTCTACTGATTCGGAAAATTCTGCCTGGGGTCCATTACCCAGTGAAATCGGAAGCTGGAATGGGGTTCATGTGGAAGGCGAGGATGTAGTTCTGGATTATACGATCGGTGGAACTGATATTCTTGAACTACCGGGCAGTGTTCAATCCAATGATGAAACGGCTTTTCTTAGAACCTTTGAAGTTGGCGCTTCCAATGAATCGCTTTCGCTGGCTGCCGCAGAGGTCACGAATGCTCAAAATAGTGAGGTAACCGATAGCACTGCCTGGATACATCAGGAAGAAAACATGGTAACAGCAGTTGGGATGGTTTCAGAAGCTCCGGGCATTTCCATTGAAGTGATTGATGATCGCTATGTAACTGTTCAGGTTTCTGCGGAGGCTGCATCTGAAAATACGACATTTAGCCTGATCCTTTGGAAGGGAGAACAAGCAGAAAGAGATATTTTTACGCAGCTGATGAACGAAGCACAATCTCAGTCGTTAGAAGTTCCAGAGATAAGCGATGGAGGATCGTCCTATTGGACGCAGACGGTACGTACAAAAGCCCAGCTCGCACCGGACACTGCAGCCTATGCTGTCGACCAGTTAACGCTGCCTCTGCCTAATCCCTGGGACCGAAATGTGCGCGTTGTAGATGTGGCTTTCTTTAGTGACGGGCGTGCAGCCGTTGTAACCTTTGAAGGGGACGTTTGGATCGTCGAGGGCATCGGTCAGGAAGAGGAAATTCTCGAGTGGAACCGATACGCCTCCGGCTTGTATGAGCCTCAAAGCATCGAGATTGTACAGGATACTATTTATACTTTTGGGAAGGAAGGAATTGTGCGATTTAACGATAAAAATAATGACGGGAACGCAGATTATTACGAAAATTTCTCCAGCCTGATGGAACAGTCCATGGAAACCAGGGAATGGGCAAGCGATATGGTTGTGTCTCCCGATGGATCCTTTTATGTGTCCAAATTTGGGGCGCTGGACATGGGACCTGAAACAGCAACTACCGTTCGACAGGAACTGGCAGGCTTTCGGGTGGGTTCGCAGTATGCAGGATCTATATCAAAAATATCTTCAGATGGGCAGGAGATTGATCATTATGCTACGGGTTTCCGGGGGCCGTACCTGGGTATGCATCCTGAGAAGGGTATTTTGTCTGCTTCCGACCAACAGGGACATTCGATGCCTTCAACCCCAATTATGCTGGTAGATGAAGGAGACTATTACGGAGTGCCAGCTACCGCCCATCGCGATCCTGTGCCGCAGGAGACAACGCCACCCCTTACCTGGATTCCCCATAGCGTAGATCGTTCGGGAGCCGGCCAGGTATGGATTGACAGTGATAAAATGGGATCATTAAATGAGCAGATGATCCATCTATCCTATGGTCGGCCTGGATTATTTAAAGTGCTTATTGATAGTATTGACGGGGAGGCTGCACAGGGAGCTGTTTCGGTTATACCGGGATATTATCCTGCTCCAACCCAGAAAGGAGATATAAATCCTGTAGATGGACAATTATATGTAGGGGGCTTTTCGCTTTGGGGATCTAACTCTGAAGAAATTAGTGCGCTTATCCGGCTTCGGGATACTGGTGAGAATAGCTTGCTGCCAGAAAGATTCGGAGTATATGAGAGTGGTATTCTTATTCGTTTTGGGGAAGAACTGGATGAGGAAACAGTTGCGAATATAGCAAATTACCAGGTTAAGCGGTGGAACTATCAGCGCACAGAAAAGTATGGGTCAGGACATTATAAACTGGATGGTTCTCCGGGCGAAGAGATGCTTCCTGTATTCTCAGCTCATCTATCTGGAGATCAACAAGGTGTATTTTTAGCAGTTCCTGATATGCAGGAAGTTATGCAGATGGAAGTTTCGTACAATTTTAAGACAGAAAATGATTCTACTATTGAGGACAAGCTTTGGTTTACGGTGAATCAGGTCCGTCCTGCAGATTTTTCTGCGGAAGGCTTTCCAGAGGTGAATACAGAAGAGTTACTCAGTGAAAAATATCGCCAGGTTGATGGACAACAGGAAGAAATACCGGTAACAGTTGAGCGCGGAAAAGAATTGTTCCAGGAGACGGGCTGTATTGCATGTCACTCTGTTGACGGCACAGCAGAGGGCAAAGTTGGCCCTACTGTACAAGGATTGTTTAATTCTGAGCGCATGCTAAAAGACAGCACAACCGTCGTAGCAGATGCAGACTATATCAAGGAATCTATTCTGGAGCCTAACGAAAAAGTTGCTGAGGGATACGAAGCCGAAATGCCTTCATTTTTGGGTGTTTTGTCTGATCAGGAGATCGAGGCAATTATTTTATATATCGAGTCATTATCTGATTAA
- a CDS encoding PmoA family protein, which yields MFRKYSISFLVGFFVAFFVGCVIPSEAKAQYNITVSAGGFDRLNTVVSVALTDSVGSGVYKLESESEGSTLIQVDAHNTGWFIIESLEAKATRKYRMEESPVPASSVGKEVTYTFNERTLSFEKGNQSILSFYYKENILPEGLDERYKRGGYIHPVYSPNGVRVTGHLDTEQHPHHYGIWSAWTNTEFQGRTPDFWNAHNNTARVDHADSVETAWQGPVHSGLKAKNYYVDLSSSAPVIALNEEWKLRTYNNPDESPYHIFDITMTHTANTAQPLVLPEYHYGGAAFRGHENWSNPENVSFLTSKGLDREDANATRAKWSYMGGRVEGEKAGIAILSHPDNYRSPQPVRIHPDIPYFVYAPMQLGDMVIEPGSPYVMRYRYITLDGEPDPEELDRLWNDYAYPPGVTVSSE from the coding sequence ATGTTTAGAAAATACAGCATTTCTTTTTTAGTTGGCTTTTTTGTGGCGTTCTTTGTTGGATGTGTTATTCCTTCGGAAGCAAAGGCTCAATATAATATTACAGTTTCGGCCGGTGGATTTGATCGTCTGAATACGGTAGTATCCGTTGCGCTTACAGATTCTGTAGGATCAGGCGTCTATAAATTGGAAAGTGAGTCGGAAGGGAGCACTCTTATTCAGGTTGATGCCCATAATACCGGGTGGTTTATAATAGAAAGCCTGGAGGCTAAGGCAACAAGAAAATACCGAATGGAGGAATCTCCGGTTCCGGCTTCATCTGTTGGAAAAGAGGTTACCTATACTTTTAATGAGAGAACGCTCTCCTTTGAAAAGGGAAATCAGTCGATCTTGTCTTTTTATTATAAAGAGAATATCCTGCCAGAAGGGTTAGATGAGCGATATAAACGCGGGGGCTATATCCATCCGGTCTATTCGCCCAATGGCGTACGCGTAACCGGCCATCTGGATACCGAACAACATCCGCACCATTACGGTATCTGGTCGGCGTGGACCAATACGGAATTTCAGGGACGAACTCCCGACTTTTGGAATGCACACAATAATACGGCACGAGTGGATCATGCCGATTCGGTAGAGACGGCCTGGCAGGGGCCTGTACACAGTGGTTTAAAGGCTAAAAATTATTATGTAGATCTGTCTTCGTCGGCTCCTGTCATTGCTCTCAACGAAGAGTGGAAATTGCGAACATATAATAATCCGGATGAAAGCCCATATCACATCTTTGATATCACAATGACCCATACGGCCAATACCGCCCAACCCTTGGTACTTCCGGAATACCATTATGGCGGAGCGGCATTCCGGGGACATGAGAACTGGAGCAACCCGGAGAATGTTAGCTTTTTGACTTCTAAAGGGCTTGATCGGGAAGATGCTAATGCCACCCGTGCTAAATGGAGCTATATGGGGGGAAGGGTCGAAGGTGAGAAAGCAGGAATTGCTATTTTAAGTCATCCCGACAATTATCGGTCCCCACAACCGGTGCGTATCCATCCGGATATTCCCTATTTTGTATATGCACCCATGCAGCTTGGTGATATGGTTATAGAACCAGGGTCTCCCTATGTAATGCGTTATCGATATATTACATTGGATGGCGAACCTGATCCCGAAGAACTTGATAGACTGTGGAATGATTATGCCTATCCACCAGGCGTTACGGTATCTTCAGAATAA